In a genomic window of Nodularia sp. LEGE 06071:
- a CDS encoding helix-turn-helix domain-containing protein — MIEVITAERLAEIEQESLVQSETVENTFEEIKKWDSKFSHGYEQLVQLRPGLNLKITDETYYRQVNCQTDHYGSYELTSKFYLSGNHGVICPGIPGVKDNYQEIGGNNYLFYLPDIEEIEQNFSGDRIYLIKILFHPDFLKSFIHGQEYIPKQLHPFLESESAPRFHKPVGKITRSMQTALQQIVNVPFEGMLQRIYLEGKVLELLALQFAQLIDSDSAKKPLINLKSADIEKIYQARDILTHNYEHPPSLLDLAQQIGINDNKLKYGFKELFGTTVFGYLRDYRLEIARKLLQEQKQNVRTVVNTIGYANQSHFAAAFKRKFGITPQDCRLGRKAV, encoded by the coding sequence ATGATAGAAGTTATTACAGCAGAAAGGCTTGCGGAAATTGAACAAGAAAGCCTAGTGCAGTCTGAGACTGTAGAGAATACCTTTGAGGAAATCAAGAAATGGGACAGTAAATTTAGTCACGGTTATGAGCAGCTAGTTCAGCTTCGCCCAGGATTAAATTTGAAAATTACTGATGAAACTTATTATCGACAAGTAAATTGTCAAACTGATCACTATGGATCTTATGAGCTAACATCTAAATTTTATCTTTCCGGGAATCATGGCGTAATTTGTCCCGGTATTCCAGGAGTTAAGGACAATTACCAAGAAATAGGCGGAAATAACTACTTATTTTATTTACCAGATATTGAAGAAATTGAGCAAAATTTTTCAGGCGATCGCATTTATCTAATTAAAATTTTATTCCACCCAGATTTCTTGAAATCTTTCATTCATGGACAAGAATATATACCAAAACAGTTACATCCTTTCTTAGAAAGTGAATCAGCACCCCGCTTTCATAAACCAGTGGGTAAAATCACCCGTTCCATGCAGACAGCGTTACAGCAAATTGTTAATGTCCCTTTTGAAGGGATGCTACAGCGAATTTATCTGGAAGGGAAGGTATTAGAATTACTGGCTTTGCAATTTGCCCAACTCATAGATAGTGATTCAGCTAAAAAACCCTTAATTAACTTGAAATCAGCCGATATTGAGAAAATTTATCAAGCACGGGATATCTTAACTCATAACTACGAACATCCTCCCTCATTGCTAGATTTAGCGCAACAAATTGGGATAAATGACAACAAACTAAAATATGGCTTTAAAGAACTTTTTGGGACAACAGTATTTGGATATTTGCGTGATTATCGCCTAGAAATAGCGCGAAAGCTGCTACAGGAACAAAAACAGAATGTGAGAACCGTAGTAAATACCATTGGTTATGCTAATCAAAGTCACTTTGCAGCCGCATTTAAGCGTAAATTTGGTATAACTCCCCAAGATTGCCGATTAGGGAGAAAGGCTGTCTAA
- the gyrA gene encoding DNA topoisomerase (ATP-hydrolyzing) subunit A — protein sequence MTTSQERIIPTDLRNEMSQSYLEYAMSVIVGRALPDARDGLKPVHRRILYAMHELGLMHDRPFRKCARVVGEVLGKYHPHGDTAVYDALVRMAQDFSMRSPLINGHGNFGSVDNDPPAAMRYTECRLQALTNLSLLQDIESETVDFIDNFDGSQQEPTVLPSRIPQLLLNGSSGIAVGMATNIPPHNLGELIDGLVALIHNPEITDLELMDNYIQGPDFPTGAQVLGTSGIREAYTTGRGSITMRGVATIETVEQRGRQDREAIIITELPYQTNKAALIEKIADMVNEKRLEGIADIRDESDRDGMRIVIELKRDAYPRVVLNNLYKQTPLQANFGANMLALVNGKPEILNLKKFLEVFLDFRIESITRRTRYELRKAEARDHLLQGLLIALSQLDEIIVLIRHAPDAPTAKGELIANYGLSEVQADAILQMQLRRLTALEADKIRHEHEDLQTQIADLQDILARRERILEIIETEIAQLKESFSTPRRTVILPGEGEIDERDLIANEKAIILVTEQGYIKRMPVNTFEAQSRATRGKAAAKVKDDDTIEHFLTCCDHDSILFFSDRGVVYCLKAYQIPVSSRTSRGTPIVQMLPIPREEKITSIVPVDEFSREEFLVMLTKGGNIKKTELAAFSNIRANGLIAISLEEGDQLRWVRRARVEDSILVGSRLGMAIHFRCTHEQLRPLSRATRGVRAMKLKKGDELVGMDILPAAILDTLNTDEPETAEIEAAEIETVEIEAAEIETAEIENQEETAEVASTGSIGPWVLVITMGGYGKRVPVAQFRLQNRAGQGLMATKFKNRKGKDKLATLRIVNNDDDEIMMVTKRGIIIRQAVNAISIQSRSATGVRVQRLDEEDAINGVAIVPPDAVDVDVVEEAE from the coding sequence ATGACAACCTCACAGGAGAGGATTATCCCGACAGACCTGCGGAACGAAATGTCGCAGTCTTATCTGGAATACGCCATGAGTGTTATTGTGGGTCGGGCGCTGCCAGATGCCAGGGATGGTCTGAAACCTGTGCATCGTCGCATCCTCTACGCAATGCACGAGCTGGGTCTGATGCACGATCGCCCGTTTCGGAAATGCGCCCGTGTAGTCGGGGAAGTGTTGGGTAAATATCACCCCCACGGCGATACAGCTGTGTATGATGCTTTGGTGCGGATGGCACAGGATTTTTCCATGCGATCGCCCCTGATTAACGGGCATGGTAACTTTGGTTCAGTAGACAATGATCCGCCGGCGGCAATGCGGTACACAGAATGTCGCTTGCAAGCTTTAACGAATCTGTCCCTACTGCAAGACATTGAATCAGAAACCGTAGACTTCATCGATAACTTCGACGGTTCCCAACAAGAACCCACAGTATTACCATCACGCATCCCCCAATTATTGCTGAATGGTTCCTCCGGAATTGCCGTCGGGATGGCTACGAATATTCCTCCTCACAACTTGGGCGAGTTAATTGATGGTTTGGTGGCACTGATTCACAACCCAGAGATCACCGATCTGGAGTTAATGGATAACTATATTCAGGGGCCAGACTTTCCCACCGGGGCGCAGGTTTTAGGGACATCTGGGATTCGGGAAGCTTACACCACTGGACGCGGTTCCATTACCATGCGTGGTGTCGCCACCATTGAAACCGTCGAACAACGAGGGCGGCAGGATCGGGAAGCAATTATTATCACCGAACTGCCCTACCAAACCAACAAAGCGGCGTTGATTGAAAAAATCGCCGATATGGTGAATGAGAAGCGGTTAGAGGGAATTGCAGACATCCGGGACGAAAGCGATCGCGACGGTATGAGAATCGTCATCGAACTCAAGCGCGATGCTTACCCCCGTGTAGTCCTCAACAACCTCTACAAGCAAACCCCACTCCAAGCCAACTTTGGGGCGAATATGCTGGCGTTGGTGAATGGTAAACCGGAAATCCTCAACCTCAAGAAGTTCTTAGAAGTCTTCCTCGATTTCCGCATCGAATCGATTACCAGACGCACCCGCTACGAACTGCGAAAAGCCGAAGCTCGTGATCATCTCTTACAAGGGTTATTAATTGCCTTATCTCAGTTAGATGAAATCATCGTCTTAATTCGTCATGCACCAGACGCACCCACAGCCAAGGGAGAATTAATTGCAAATTATGGGCTGTCAGAAGTGCAAGCCGACGCTATTTTGCAGATGCAACTGCGGCGTTTGACTGCCCTAGAAGCAGATAAGATTCGTCACGAACACGAAGATTTACAAACGCAGATTGCTGATTTGCAGGATATTTTAGCCCGGCGTGAACGGATACTAGAAATCATTGAAACCGAAATCGCTCAGTTAAAAGAGAGCTTTTCCACACCCCGGCGGACAGTAATTTTACCGGGAGAAGGCGAAATAGATGAGCGTGATTTGATTGCCAATGAAAAAGCGATCATTCTGGTGACAGAGCAAGGTTACATCAAACGGATGCCTGTCAATACCTTTGAAGCTCAAAGCCGGGCTACCAGAGGTAAAGCTGCCGCCAAGGTCAAAGATGATGATACCATTGAGCATTTCTTGACTTGCTGCGATCATGACAGTATTTTATTCTTTAGCGATCGCGGTGTCGTCTACTGCCTGAAAGCTTATCAAATTCCAGTGAGTTCCCGTACCAGTCGCGGCACACCCATTGTGCAAATGCTGCCCATTCCCAGGGAAGAAAAAATCACCTCAATTGTCCCCGTAGACGAGTTTAGCCGCGAAGAATTTTTGGTCATGCTCACCAAAGGCGGCAATATTAAAAAAACCGAACTAGCAGCATTTAGTAACATTAGAGCTAACGGCTTAATTGCCATTTCCCTCGAAGAAGGCGACCAACTGCGCTGGGTGCGACGGGCGAGAGTCGAAGACAGCATATTAGTTGGTTCTCGGCTAGGTATGGCCATTCACTTTAGATGTACCCATGAACAGTTGCGTCCTTTAAGTAGAGCGACTCGTGGAGTCAGAGCCATGAAACTGAAGAAAGGAGACGAATTGGTAGGAATGGACATACTTCCAGCCGCCATTCTGGACACCTTAAATACAGATGAACCCGAAACCGCAGAAATCGAAGCCGCAGAAATCGAAACTGTAGAAATCGAAGCCGCAGAAATCGAAACCGCAGAAATCGAAAATCAGGAGGAAACCGCAGAAGTAGCAAGTACCGGCAGTATAGGCCCTTGGGTGTTGGTCATTACAATGGGCGGATATGGCAAACGCGTACCAGTTGCCCAATTCCGACTACAAAACCGTGCCGGTCAAGGTTTAATGGCCACCAAATTCAAAAACCGCAAAGGCAAAGACAAATTAGCCACCTTACGCATTGTGAATAATGACGATGATGAAATCATGATGGTTACCAAGCGCGGTATTATCATTCGTCAAGCAGTAAATGCGATTTCCATACAATCGCGGTCAGCAACTGGCGTAAGAGTGCAGCGTCTTGATGAAGAAGATGCCATTAACGGTGTAGCCATAGTTCCTCCTGATGCAGTTGATGTTGATGTGGTGGAAGAAGCTGAGTAA
- a CDS encoding iron-siderophore ABC transporter substrate-binding protein, with product MIRKCFYYIKLFLIITLAVIFLKGCYTFTAQETYSSKVKLIKSECRIIKHELGESCIPQHPQRIIVTDQESLEILVALGLNPIAATTANRVGNKSPILKEKISGIINLGKESQPNLEKIVKLRPDLIVGFSFSPQNYQLFSRIAPTVCIEYTETGWKKTLLQVANIVDKTEQAEKLLEKYQQRIENLRLKFAQKLGNSKISVMRFYTTLQFTQFLNQLSFPVSILEELNLSIPLAQRQISSNANVSYNNVSLERVDLLESDAMFIALDPGSEENLQKYQNSPLWQKLNVVKNNRVYTVDSGYWIFGNILSANAILDDLVKYLLEWS from the coding sequence ATGATTAGAAAATGTTTTTATTACATCAAATTATTTTTGATCATCACCCTAGCTGTAATATTTCTCAAGGGCTGTTATACCTTCACGGCTCAAGAAACCTACTCATCAAAAGTCAAGTTAATCAAATCAGAATGTCGAATTATTAAGCATGAGTTAGGAGAAAGCTGTATTCCTCAACATCCCCAACGAATAATTGTAACTGACCAAGAAAGTTTAGAAATATTAGTAGCATTGGGTTTAAACCCAATAGCAGCAACCACAGCAAATCGGGTAGGTAATAAATCACCTATATTGAAAGAAAAAATTTCTGGAATTATTAATTTAGGTAAGGAAAGCCAGCCTAATCTTGAAAAAATTGTCAAATTACGTCCTGATTTGATTGTAGGCTTTTCTTTCAGTCCTCAAAATTATCAATTATTTTCTCGAATAGCTCCAACCGTTTGCATTGAGTATACAGAAACTGGGTGGAAAAAAACTTTACTCCAGGTTGCTAATATAGTCGATAAAACTGAACAAGCAGAAAAACTACTGGAAAAATATCAACAAAGAATTGAAAATTTAAGATTAAAGTTTGCTCAAAAACTGGGAAATTCAAAAATTTCTGTCATGCGTTTTTACACAACTCTTCAATTCACACAATTTTTGAATCAATTATCATTTCCTGTCAGTATTTTAGAGGAACTAAATTTATCTATCCCCCTGGCACAACGTCAAATTAGTAGTAATGCAAATGTCAGCTATAACAATGTTAGTTTAGAACGTGTAGACTTGCTAGAGTCAGACGCTATGTTTATAGCACTAGATCCAGGTTCAGAAGAAAACTTGCAAAAATATCAAAATAGTCCTTTATGGCAAAAGCTAAATGTAGTGAAAAATAATCGAGTGTATACTGTTGATTCAGGTTACTGGATTTTTGGGAATATCCTGTCAGCAAATGCTATTCTCGATGACCTTGTTAAATATTTATTAGAATGGTCATAA
- a CDS encoding TonB-dependent receptor: MGYRQPREIILAAIAIALTSLLVQPALAENKSHNSISTAKLLLAQQSVVKITGVQINPTDKGIDVILESANTEALQPVDRSTDNNYIVDIPNAVLALPESQDFNITNPASGIVSVSVTQADANTVRVTVTGDEGLPTAQLFDSNEGLIFEFAPTVSQTPPPEQPTSETQPEPPIELIVTGQQDSYRVPTASTATKTDALLRDVPQAIQVIPRQVLQDQQVRRLNDALRNAPGVIADNSERSAFEGFTIRGFSNRNIIRNGLRDDTNITSNVNTGNIEQIEVLRGPASVLFGQGGAGGTVNIVTKKPQSIPSYSFEGTIGSFDTYGGSIDFTGPLNNEKTLLYRLNASASTTDTFVDFFNKDSYFIAPSLTWLIGKNTQLTLEAEYSDQKQPNDRGLPALGTVLPNPNGKIPRNRFIGEPFDEIDKNNRQSLRIGYNFEHQFNENWQLRNNFNFSYLSVRQNSLFPSALLEDNRTLERGLVIAEFAQQTYNLDTNILGNFKTGNIEHKLLFGIDLSRDISYNEGRVFLQELAPIDIFNPIYRRDSIGAEIEEFPNEPSISEGLGIYLQDQISLSEKLKLVLGGRFDIVNQKIENAQGETTSSQQDEAFSPRIGIVYQPSESVSLYANYSRAFQQVTGTNLDNRLFEPEKGTQYEVGMKVDWTKNLSSTLALYQITRSNVLTSDPIDPNFSIQTGEQRSRGIELDITGEIAPGWKIIGGYAYTDAQITEDNDLPVGNSINNVPEHAFSLWSTYELQKGNLQGLGFGLGLFYVGEREGNLGNNFSLPSYLRTDAALFYRRNNFRAALNLQNLFDTEYFETGESILRVYSGAPRTVKFTLGWQL, encoded by the coding sequence ATGGGGTATCGGCAACCAAGAGAGATCATATTAGCAGCGATCGCGATCGCGCTAACATCATTACTTGTACAGCCAGCTTTAGCTGAAAATAAATCGCATAATTCCATCAGTACAGCCAAGTTACTATTAGCACAGCAATCTGTTGTCAAAATTACAGGTGTGCAAATCAATCCTACAGATAAAGGTATTGATGTAATTCTAGAAAGTGCCAACACAGAAGCACTGCAACCTGTAGATAGAAGTACAGACAATAACTATATTGTAGATATCCCCAATGCTGTTTTAGCATTACCAGAAAGTCAAGATTTTAACATTACTAATCCAGCCAGTGGAATCGTCTCTGTGAGTGTGACTCAAGCTGATGCTAATACTGTGCGGGTGACAGTGACTGGTGATGAAGGTTTACCCACAGCACAGTTATTTGATAGTAATGAAGGTCTGATTTTTGAGTTTGCGCCCACTGTATCACAAACACCGCCACCAGAACAGCCGACAAGTGAAACACAACCAGAACCACCAATTGAATTGATAGTTACAGGTCAACAAGACAGCTATCGAGTACCTACAGCCAGCACCGCTACTAAAACAGATGCACTCTTACGTGATGTACCCCAAGCAATTCAGGTAATACCTCGACAAGTACTGCAAGACCAACAAGTAAGGCGTTTGAACGACGCTTTACGAAATGCGCCCGGTGTCATAGCTGATAACTCAGAACGTTCTGCTTTTGAAGGATTTACCATTCGTGGTTTTAGTAACCGTAACATCATCCGCAACGGACTCAGAGACGATACCAATATTACGAGTAACGTCAATACAGGGAACATTGAACAGATAGAAGTTTTGCGTGGTCCTGCTTCGGTTCTCTTTGGTCAAGGTGGTGCTGGAGGTACGGTTAATATTGTTACGAAAAAACCTCAAAGTATTCCTTCTTATTCCTTTGAAGGAACTATTGGCAGTTTTGACACTTATGGCGGTTCTATAGATTTTACAGGTCCATTAAATAATGAAAAAACTTTACTATATCGGTTAAACGCATCTGCATCAACGACAGACACATTTGTTGATTTTTTTAATAAAGATAGTTACTTTATTGCACCCAGTTTAACTTGGTTAATTGGCAAAAATACCCAATTAACTTTAGAGGCTGAATATTCAGACCAAAAACAACCCAACGACCGGGGTTTACCTGCTTTGGGTACAGTTTTACCTAACCCTAACGGTAAAATCCCTCGTAATCGTTTTATTGGCGAACCTTTTGATGAAATTGATAAAAATAATCGTCAATCTCTGAGAATTGGCTATAATTTTGAGCATCAGTTTAATGAAAATTGGCAGTTACGCAATAACTTTAATTTTTCTTACCTGAGTGTGAGACAGAATTCTTTATTTCCATCAGCACTTTTAGAAGATAACCGCACTCTTGAACGTGGTTTAGTTATTGCTGAATTTGCCCAACAAACCTACAATTTAGATACAAATATTCTCGGCAATTTCAAAACAGGTAATATAGAGCATAAATTATTATTTGGTATTGACTTATCGAGAGATATTTCCTATAACGAAGGTAGAGTCTTTTTACAAGAACTTGCTCCCATAGATATTTTTAACCCCATTTATCGCCGTGATAGTATTGGTGCGGAAATTGAAGAATTTCCTAATGAACCTTCTATTTCAGAGGGTTTAGGCATCTATTTACAAGACCAAATTTCTTTATCGGAAAAATTGAAATTAGTTCTAGGTGGAAGATTTGATATTGTCAACCAAAAAATAGAAAATGCCCAAGGTGAAACTACTTCTTCTCAGCAGGATGAAGCATTTAGTCCACGAATTGGTATTGTTTATCAACCAAGTGAATCTGTTTCTTTATACGCTAACTATAGCCGTGCATTTCAACAGGTTACAGGCACAAATTTAGATAACAGGTTGTTTGAACCAGAAAAGGGAACTCAGTATGAAGTAGGAATGAAAGTAGATTGGACAAAAAATCTTTCTTCAACTCTGGCTTTGTACCAAATCACACGCTCAAATGTTCTCACATCTGACCCTATAGATCCCAATTTTTCTATCCAAACAGGAGAACAAAGAAGCCGGGGTATTGAATTAGATATCACAGGTGAAATTGCACCAGGATGGAAAATAATTGGTGGCTACGCTTACACCGATGCACAAATTACTGAAGACAATGATCTCCCAGTTGGAAACAGCATTAATAATGTACCAGAACACGCTTTTAGCTTGTGGAGTACCTACGAACTTCAAAAAGGAAATCTCCAAGGTTTAGGCTTTGGTTTAGGACTTTTTTATGTAGGAGAAAGAGAGGGAAATTTAGGCAATAACTTTAGTTTACCCAGCTATTTACGTACTGATGCTGCTTTGTTTTATCGCCGAAATAATTTTCGTGCTGCCTTGAATTTGCAAAACTTGTTTGACACGGAGTATTTTGAAACAGGTGAAAGTATTTTGCGCGTTTATTCTGGCGCACCCCGTACTGTTAAATTTACCTTGGGTTGGCAATTGTGA
- the lnt gene encoding apolipoprotein N-acyltransferase, with protein MWWKKLSKNHREKLIAILPYLITLVSGVSMGLTVAPVGAWFLAWIALAPLWVLVVTSASSPLLLALAWGVGYHGVALSWITGIHPMNWLGVPWLPSLAITLFCWSFISLLGGSLVTLWAAAMTRLGQQKTWQRVLFGTAIWCALESLWSAGPLWWSSLAYTQSPHNLVILHLGQLSGANTVTAAIVAVNGFIAEAWINRPAKTSSASRHLLQRGEPAQSNGSSAPLRFVNKNLASAAAILITLHLLGFYLYSRPLAQPPEAALKVGIIQGNIPNEIKLIPQGLRQAIAGYTTGYYTLVDQGVDAVLTPETALPYFQRDLPNTSLVQAVAEKGVVAWIGAFGQRERSYTNSLFTFTGNGEIFSRYDKTKLVPLGEYIPFEGIFGGIVQRLSPLNAHQVPGTTNQIFYTPFGRAIVGICYDSAFPEIFRRQAAAGGQFILSASNDAHYTASMPFQHHALDMMRAIETDRWTVRATNTGYSAFVDPHGQTLWISGYKTYETHAETIYKRDTQTLYVRWGDWLTLLLLALSVLGWGIPYLLAK; from the coding sequence ATGTGGTGGAAGAAGCTGAGTAAAAATCACAGGGAGAAGCTAATTGCTATACTCCCTTACTTGATTACCTTAGTCAGTGGTGTATCTATGGGGCTAACAGTGGCCCCTGTCGGTGCATGGTTTTTGGCATGGATTGCCTTAGCTCCCCTGTGGGTGTTAGTTGTAACTTCTGCCTCATCTCCCCTCCTCCTCGCCCTCGCCTGGGGTGTAGGCTATCACGGAGTCGCCCTATCCTGGATTACCGGCATTCATCCAATGAATTGGTTGGGTGTTCCTTGGTTGCCGAGTTTAGCAATTACCCTATTTTGTTGGTCATTTATCAGCCTATTGGGGGGTTCCCTCGTTACCCTCTGGGCAGCTGCTATGACTCGTTTGGGTCAGCAAAAAACTTGGCAGCGTGTTCTATTTGGTACAGCCATTTGGTGCGCCCTAGAAAGTCTTTGGAGTGCTGGCCCCTTGTGGTGGAGTTCACTAGCTTATACCCAAAGTCCCCACAACCTCGTAATTTTACACCTCGGTCAACTCTCCGGCGCTAACACAGTCACAGCCGCCATAGTTGCAGTTAATGGATTCATAGCCGAAGCCTGGATAAACCGCCCAGCTAAAACTTCCTCTGCGTCACGCCATTTGCTACAACGCGGGGAACCCGCGCAAAGCAATGGCTCCTCTGCGCCTCTGCGGTTTGTCAATAAAAATTTAGCCTCCGCCGCAGCAATATTAATTACCCTACATCTTCTGGGCTTTTACCTATACAGCCGTCCCCTAGCCCAACCACCAGAAGCAGCATTAAAAGTGGGAATTATCCAAGGTAATATCCCCAACGAAATTAAACTCATACCCCAAGGTTTGCGACAGGCGATCGCAGGTTACACCACCGGATATTACACTTTAGTAGATCAAGGTGTAGATGCAGTCCTCACCCCAGAAACCGCCTTGCCATATTTCCAGCGCGACTTACCCAACACCAGCTTAGTGCAAGCAGTGGCAGAAAAAGGCGTAGTTGCTTGGATTGGAGCATTTGGACAACGGGAACGCAGTTATACAAATAGTTTATTTACCTTCACTGGTAACGGTGAAATTTTCAGCCGTTACGACAAAACCAAATTAGTCCCATTAGGTGAATATATACCCTTTGAGGGGATTTTCGGCGGCATAGTTCAACGCTTATCACCATTGAATGCACACCAAGTCCCAGGGACAACAAATCAGATATTTTACACCCCCTTTGGTAGGGCGATAGTTGGGATATGTTACGACTCAGCATTTCCCGAAATATTTCGCCGTCAAGCTGCTGCGGGTGGGCAATTTATTCTCAGTGCTTCCAACGACGCTCATTACACCGCATCTATGCCATTTCAGCATCACGCCTTGGATATGATGCGGGCAATTGAAACCGATAGATGGACAGTCAGGGCGACAAATACCGGATATTCCGCCTTTGTTGATCCCCACGGTCAAACCTTATGGATATCTGGATATAAAACTTATGAAACCCATGCAGAAACCATATACAAGCGGGACACTCAGACTTTGTATGTGCGTTGGGGCGATTGGTTGACCCTTTTGTTATTGGCTTTGAGTGTCTTAGGTTGGGGAATACCATATTTATTGGCAAAATAG
- a CDS encoding histone deacetylase family protein, with translation MLSVIYSHEFLDHKTGRYHPECPERLTVIVNALKSAAFAEKITWRSPTAASEKRSLMSTLLKAHTPTYINKVKEIAATGGGYLDGDTPISPRSYDVALLAVSAWMDGVDTVIATKNPAFVLARPPGHHAESNTGMGFCLFSNAAIAALYALEQPGIRRVAILDWDVHHGNGTQAIVETHPQIAYCSLHQYPSYPGTGKSTEPGFYDNVLNLPAPPGSDITAYQPLLENKAIPFLANFQADLLIVSAGYDGNRADPLASTNLQPENYALFTDACLGVTRKIIFGLEGGYDFPSLSQSVVATIERCLI, from the coding sequence ATGCTATCAGTCATTTATTCTCACGAGTTTCTAGATCACAAAACTGGAAGATACCATCCAGAATGCCCAGAACGCTTAACAGTCATCGTTAATGCCCTGAAGTCAGCCGCTTTTGCCGAAAAAATTACTTGGCGATCGCCTACCGCAGCATCAGAAAAGCGATCGCTCATGTCTACACTATTAAAAGCGCACACTCCAACCTATATCAATAAAGTTAAAGAAATTGCGGCAACTGGTGGCGGTTATTTAGACGGTGATACACCAATTTCCCCCCGCAGTTATGATGTAGCGTTGTTAGCCGTAAGTGCTTGGATGGATGGAGTTGATACTGTAATCGCCACAAAAAACCCGGCTTTTGTTTTAGCACGTCCACCAGGACACCATGCTGAAAGTAATACGGGGATGGGATTTTGCTTATTTTCCAATGCAGCGATCGCCGCTTTATATGCCCTAGAACAACCAGGAATTAGGCGTGTCGCCATTCTAGATTGGGATGTACATCATGGCAATGGTACACAGGCGATCGTTGAAACTCATCCCCAAATTGCCTACTGTTCTTTACATCAATATCCGTCTTATCCCGGAACTGGGAAATCGACTGAACCTGGATTTTATGACAATGTTTTAAACCTACCTGCACCTCCTGGTAGTGATATCACTGCATATCAGCCACTACTAGAGAACAAAGCCATACCGTTTTTAGCTAACTTTCAGGCAGATTTGCTGATTGTCAGCGCTGGTTATGATGGTAATCGGGCAGATCCTTTAGCTAGTACAAATTTACAACCAGAAAATTATGCTTTATTTACAGACGCTTGTCTGGGAGTAACTCGTAAAATTATTTTTGGCTTAGAAGGTGGTTATGATTTTCCATCACTTTCCCAATCTGTCGTAGCCACAATTGAACGCTGCTTAATTTGA
- a CDS encoding iron-siderophore ABC transporter substrate-binding protein, translating to MKKRFNYYIKLCLLILVSVILVKGCYSNSTKITELNRVNLDAAECKIIKHPLGESCIPFQPQRIIALDETSMEALLALDLKPIATAQPNIAGSMIPKLGKKAEGIVSLGKDGQPNLEKIVQLNPDLILGFSLSAEQYQIFSQIAPTVTFDYIQSGWQDALLRIAETTGKTEKAQKLLEHYQQRVEKLRTFVNHNLKGKTVSISRFYAGNQFTEFRTKYSFPGSLITEVEIPLPEIQNQLTTNENQPLVSVSLERIDLINADILFIVLDPGAEENFQKYQNSPLWQNLQAVKSQKIYTVDSSYWIFGNILSANAILDDLFTYLAKAP from the coding sequence ATGAAAAAAAGATTTAATTACTATATAAAACTATGTTTGCTAATTTTAGTAAGTGTGATTTTAGTTAAGGGTTGCTATAGCAATTCCACTAAAATTACAGAATTAAACAGGGTAAATTTAGATGCGGCTGAATGCAAAATTATTAAGCATCCTTTAGGTGAAAGCTGTATTCCTTTCCAACCTCAACGCATTATCGCTTTAGATGAAACCTCTATGGAAGCATTGTTAGCACTGGACTTAAAACCAATAGCAACAGCACAGCCTAATATTGCAGGAAGCATGATACCAAAGTTGGGTAAAAAAGCTGAGGGAATAGTTTCTTTAGGAAAAGATGGACAACCAAATCTAGAAAAAATCGTGCAGTTAAATCCAGATTTAATTTTGGGTTTTTCTCTTAGTGCAGAACAATATCAAATATTTTCACAAATAGCACCGACAGTTACATTTGATTATATCCAATCTGGTTGGCAAGATGCTTTACTACGTATTGCAGAAACAACAGGTAAAACTGAAAAAGCACAAAAATTACTTGAACACTATCAGCAACGAGTTGAAAAATTACGCACATTTGTCAATCATAACCTCAAAGGCAAAACAGTTTCCATTAGTCGTTTTTATGCAGGTAATCAATTTACAGAGTTTCGCACTAAATATTCATTTCCTGGAAGTCTAATTACAGAGGTGGAAATACCTCTACCAGAAATTCAAAATCAACTTACTACGAATGAAAATCAACCTCTAGTTTCAGTTAGTTTAGAACGGATAGATTTAATCAATGCTGATATTTTATTTATAGTTTTAGATCCCGGTGCGGAAGAAAATTTTCAAAAATATCAGAATAGTCCGCTATGGCAAAATCTGCAAGCAGTTAAAAGTCAAAAAATCTACACTGTTGATTCAAGTTATTGGATTTTCGGAAATATTCTTTCAGCTAATGCTATTTTAGATGATTTGTTTACATATTTAGCGAAAGCACCATGA